One segment of Chroococcidiopsis sp. TS-821 DNA contains the following:
- a CDS encoding ATP-dependent helicase produces MPDANFTSTESELSLQSPARALRTTAWERIRNGLRSGQQQMADWQGGALAVSAVPGAGKSTGMAAAAALAIARYQLHARRQILIVTFTRSAAANIKAKVRKYLREELSLPPTGFVVHTLHGLALNIATRHPELSGLQLENATLITPNQGHRLIRTCVEQWIANHPRRYSRLLEGLYFDGEETERLRRQSVLRTEVLPDLAAIAIHEAKSSGYQPQQLRELSTQTSDDYGILEIAAGLYEQYENLMRSRDLIDYDDMILAALRVLENPSACKFEQNQVFAVFEDEAQDSTPLQTKLLEILATDPNTPDSPHLIRVGDPNQAINSTFTPADPIYFRQFCEECETQNRLATMDQAGRSSQIIIEAANFALNWVNRAYQNKISERQSAALPFRLQQIRPVAASDPQPDANPAPIGRGLELYTPRDIHHTAELIGKRLVELFTENPNGSVAILVRENRQGRWLVQKLSPICREHKIPLYEVSESDRHSHVPAEILAILQFLDRPHSSEYLKAALEVLVQRQLIPTQDLNALASVPEQFLYPGPLDPSPSKAALQARNLCCSMLRARMELPYYQLIAFVASELKYDQAELATADKLAERIARQITGNSLSEAIFVLNEIVSSERFEPVETEEVEARYTRPGQVTIVTMHKAKGLDWDAVFIPFLHENLIPGNFWIPPQTKFLGDFTLAEVARAQIRAALHQEFPLPNVTKASEQAKQLKTAEEYRLLYVAMTRAKRLLWMSAALKAPFAWSKPENFETRPPCPVFPALQRQFPKSVVRSY; encoded by the coding sequence ATGCCAGACGCTAATTTTACTTCCACCGAATCCGAATTATCATTACAATCTCCTGCACGCGCACTCCGCACTACAGCTTGGGAGCGCATTAGAAACGGCTTGCGTTCTGGACAACAGCAAATGGCTGATTGGCAGGGTGGTGCTTTGGCAGTTAGTGCGGTTCCTGGTGCGGGAAAGTCTACAGGAATGGCGGCGGCGGCGGCGCTAGCGATCGCGCGTTACCAACTGCACGCCCGACGACAGATCTTGATTGTCACGTTTACGCGTTCAGCTGCAGCTAATATTAAAGCCAAAGTGCGCAAATACCTGCGTGAAGAATTATCATTACCACCCACAGGGTTTGTCGTCCACACGCTGCACGGGCTTGCTTTAAATATTGCCACGCGTCATCCTGAATTATCTGGATTACAGCTAGAAAATGCGACCTTAATTACACCTAATCAAGGACATCGGTTAATTCGGACGTGTGTGGAACAATGGATTGCGAATCATCCGCGACGTTATTCTCGGTTACTCGAAGGATTGTACTTTGATGGTGAAGAAACCGAAAGGTTACGGCGTCAATCGGTACTGCGAACCGAAGTCTTACCCGATTTGGCGGCTATCGCGATTCACGAAGCCAAAAGTTCGGGGTATCAACCGCAACAGCTACGCGAACTAAGCACGCAAACAAGCGACGACTATGGAATTTTAGAAATAGCCGCAGGGTTGTACGAACAGTATGAAAATTTGATGCGATCGCGCGACTTGATCGACTACGATGACATGATTCTCGCGGCGCTGCGCGTGTTAGAAAACCCCAGTGCTTGTAAATTCGAGCAAAACCAAGTCTTTGCCGTATTTGAAGACGAAGCGCAGGACTCTACGCCGTTACAAACCAAATTGTTAGAAATTCTAGCAACTGATCCAAATACTCCAGATTCTCCGCACTTGATTCGTGTCGGCGATCCTAACCAAGCAATTAACTCGACGTTTACACCTGCTGACCCAATTTATTTTCGCCAATTTTGTGAAGAGTGCGAGACGCAAAACCGGTTGGCAACAATGGATCAAGCAGGACGCAGTAGCCAAATTATTATTGAAGCTGCAAATTTTGCTTTGAATTGGGTAAATCGCGCTTATCAAAACAAAATAAGCGAACGTCAATCTGCTGCGCTTCCGTTTCGGTTACAGCAAATTCGACCCGTCGCCGCCAGCGATCCGCAACCGGATGCGAACCCCGCACCAATCGGACGCGGATTGGAACTATATACCCCGCGCGACATCCACCACACCGCAGAACTAATCGGCAAACGCTTGGTAGAGCTATTTACCGAAAATCCCAACGGAAGTGTCGCAATTTTGGTACGCGAGAACCGCCAAGGACGGTGGTTAGTGCAAAAACTGTCACCGATTTGTCGCGAACATAAAATACCACTTTATGAAGTATCAGAAAGCGATCGCCACTCGCACGTTCCCGCAGAAATTCTGGCAATTCTGCAATTTCTCGATCGCCCGCATTCTTCTGAATACCTCAAAGCCGCGCTAGAAGTTCTCGTCCAGCGTCAGCTAATCCCTACACAGGATCTCAATGCATTGGCAAGCGTTCCCGAACAATTTCTTTATCCAGGACCATTAGATCCCTCACCATCAAAGGCGGCGCTACAAGCACGTAACTTGTGCTGTAGTATGCTGCGTGCGCGCATGGAACTCCCCTACTACCAACTGATTGCTTTCGTTGCTTCTGAACTCAAATACGACCAAGCCGAACTCGCTACAGCTGATAAACTCGCTGAACGCATCGCACGACAAATTACTGGTAATAGTTTGAGTGAGGCAATATTTGTCTTGAATGAAATCGTCAGTTCCGAGCGCTTTGAGCCAGTCGAAACCGAAGAAGTGGAGGCGCGCTACACTCGCCCTGGTCAAGTAACGATCGTTACGATGCACAAAGCCAAAGGGCTAGATTGGGACGCTGTTTTCATCCCGTTTTTACACGAAAATTTGATTCCTGGTAATTTTTGGATACCACCGCAAACTAAGTTTCTAGGTGACTTTACGCTAGCAGAAGTCGCGCGCGCTCAAATTCGCGCTGCACTGCATCAAGAATTTCCGTTACCTAATGTTACTAAAGCAAGCGAGCAAGCCAAACAACTCAAAACTGCGGAAGAATATCGTTTACTCTATGTTGCCATGACACGTGCTAAGCGTTTATTGTGGATGTCAGCCGCCCTAAAAGCGCCCTTTGCTTGGAGTAAACCAGAAAATTTTGAAACTCGCCCGCCTTGTCCTGTGTTTCCAGCTTTGCAACGCCAATTTCCCAAATCAGTAGTTAGAAGCTATTAG
- a CDS encoding P-loop NTPase family protein encodes MVAQLENPALNSTCGSPYPVEGLVQVFTCSHRSFFTNVMAQALRIAGQGTPVLVVQFLKGGINQGHEHPTRLGQHLDWIRCDLPRYIDTPQLDDAENQSLRQLWQHTQQVVLEGKYSLVVLDELSLAINFGLIELEEVLALLDKRPGHVDIILTGPEMPQPLLDVADQITQVRRSDRP; translated from the coding sequence ATGGTTGCCCAGCTTGAAAATCCAGCTTTAAATTCGACTTGCGGTTCACCCTATCCAGTAGAAGGGTTGGTGCAAGTATTTACTTGCTCGCACCGCAGTTTTTTTACAAATGTGATGGCGCAAGCGTTACGAATTGCTGGACAAGGAACTCCAGTTTTAGTAGTGCAGTTCCTCAAAGGTGGAATTAATCAAGGACACGAGCACCCAACGCGGCTAGGACAGCATTTGGATTGGATTCGCTGCGACTTGCCACGCTACATCGATACACCTCAGTTAGACGACGCTGAAAACCAATCGTTACGTCAATTGTGGCAACATACACAGCAAGTTGTGTTAGAGGGCAAATATTCTTTAGTTGTATTAGATGAGTTAAGCTTAGCGATTAATTTTGGTTTGATTGAGCTAGAAGAAGTCTTAGCTTTGTTAGATAAACGCCCTGGTCATGTAGATATTATTCTCACAGGACCCGAAATGCCGCAACCACTACTTGATGTTGCCGATCAAATTACGCAAGTGCGCAGAAGCGACAGACCGTAA
- the rph gene encoding ribonuclease PH: MSWQRPDRRQPHQMRPHSFELGFTRFATASVLAKCGDTQVLCNVSIQPGVPKFLTDSGRGWLTAEYRMLPGATPQRQEREFMRLSGRTQEIQRLIGRSLRAALDFEALGERTVMVDADVLQADAGTRTTAISGGFVALAHAMDKLLQQGVLTRSPIVHQVAAVSVGLLQGEPFLDLNYVEDVAAEVDFNVVMNENLGIIEVQGTAESGTFNRTQMNQIMDFAEKGIQELLEAQRQVLGMKF; this comes from the coding sequence ATGTCCTGGCAACGTCCAGATCGCAGACAACCGCATCAAATGCGTCCTCATAGCTTTGAACTTGGCTTTACGCGCTTCGCAACTGCATCAGTCCTTGCGAAATGTGGCGATACCCAAGTCCTATGTAACGTCTCTATTCAACCAGGAGTCCCCAAATTTTTAACCGACTCTGGTCGAGGTTGGTTAACCGCAGAATATCGCATGCTTCCTGGTGCAACTCCCCAGCGGCAAGAACGCGAATTTATGCGACTTTCAGGACGTACTCAAGAAATTCAGCGACTGATTGGGCGCAGCTTGCGTGCTGCCCTCGATTTTGAAGCCTTGGGAGAACGAACCGTGATGGTTGATGCGGATGTATTGCAAGCTGACGCAGGAACTCGTACCACAGCGATTAGTGGCGGCTTTGTAGCGTTAGCGCACGCGATGGATAAGTTATTACAACAGGGAGTTTTGACGCGATCGCCGATCGTTCACCAAGTCGCAGCCGTTTCGGTAGGATTGTTGCAAGGTGAACCTTTCTTAGATTTAAACTACGTTGAAGACGTCGCTGCTGAAGTTGATTTCAATGTTGTCATGAACGAGAATCTCGGCATTATCGAAGTCCAAGGAACCGCAGAATCAGGAACTTTTAACCGAACTCAGATGAATCAAATTATGGACTTTGCCGAAAAAGGTATTCAAGAATTACTAGAAGCACAACGTCAGGTACTGGGTATGAAATTTTGA
- a CDS encoding thymidylate synthase, with translation MATQTTYQYKPLYKPNQLLYGTGQTAVVTGWTMKQAIAKKLHPHEYAAIGQLYSPTRGISFLIRNLLANPHVRFLVVLNATKEDKNAGAGICLLDFFRYGFEKGYSDTGRETWVIRSEITGYIDIEITAEALEILREAIAYQEASSINEAVSCVRSFAAKDIEPWGVPLEFPITEATPTVLPGVRYGHRIEGKTIAETWVKIIHRIKTTGTIRPTGYDGQWQELIDLMAIVTDEPEDFYFPEPNYLPCSKNFIQEYVSQILDDAPYQEGVKYTYGQRLRSHFGRDQIEQVIQKLIKDLDSARAVMSLWDVEDHQDNSSPPCLNHIWVRVIENELSLTATFRSNDMFSAWAANAMGLRALQRHIRNEIAYRSEHNLRMGPLITMSQSAHIYSDCWENAEQVIQTEYPKICQQRDYNDPSGSFVINIQDSQIVVEHMTPGTGEVVNCYSGKSATQLYRQIAAACPALQVEHAMYLGTELQKAETALSLQQDYQQDKPFILVTSYK, from the coding sequence ATGGCTACACAGACAACTTATCAGTACAAACCACTGTATAAGCCTAACCAATTGCTTTATGGTACTGGGCAAACCGCAGTTGTTACAGGATGGACCATGAAACAGGCGATCGCCAAAAAACTCCATCCCCACGAATATGCAGCGATCGGACAGTTGTATTCTCCTACACGCGGTATTAGTTTCCTAATTCGTAATTTACTTGCTAACCCTCATGTCCGCTTTTTAGTCGTCCTCAATGCTACCAAAGAAGACAAAAATGCTGGTGCGGGAATCTGTTTATTAGACTTTTTTCGTTACGGCTTCGAGAAAGGTTACAGCGATACAGGACGCGAGACTTGGGTGATTCGCTCTGAAATTACAGGCTACATAGATATTGAAATTACAGCAGAAGCACTTGAAATATTAAGGGAAGCGATCGCCTATCAAGAAGCAAGTTCAATTAACGAAGCTGTATCTTGTGTGCGTTCTTTTGCTGCAAAAGATATAGAACCGTGGGGAGTCCCGTTAGAATTTCCGATTACTGAAGCTACACCTACTGTTCTACCAGGAGTACGTTACGGTCATCGCATTGAAGGAAAAACGATTGCTGAGACTTGGGTAAAAATCATTCATCGCATTAAAACAACGGGTACAATTCGACCCACAGGTTACGATGGGCAATGGCAAGAATTGATTGATTTAATGGCGATCGTCACCGATGAACCTGAAGATTTCTACTTTCCTGAACCGAATTATTTACCCTGTAGTAAAAACTTTATTCAAGAATACGTTTCCCAAATTTTAGACGACGCACCATATCAAGAAGGCGTGAAATACACTTACGGACAAAGACTGCGATCGCACTTCGGGCGCGATCAAATTGAACAAGTTATTCAAAAACTTATTAAAGATCTAGACTCAGCTAGAGCGGTTATGTCTTTATGGGATGTTGAAGATCATCAAGATAATAGCAGTCCCCCTTGTCTCAATCACATTTGGGTAAGAGTTATTGAGAATGAACTTTCTTTAACCGCAACTTTTCGCAGTAATGATATGTTTTCTGCATGGGCTGCAAACGCCATGGGATTGAGGGCTTTACAACGACATATTCGTAACGAAATTGCTTATCGGTCGGAACACAATTTACGCATGGGACCATTAATTACAATGAGTCAAAGTGCGCATATATATTCCGACTGCTGGGAAAATGCAGAGCAAGTAATTCAAACTGAATATCCTAAAATTTGCCAACAAAGAGATTACAACGATCCTTCGGGTAGTTTTGTTATCAATATTCAAGATAGTCAAATAGTTGTCGAACACATGACACCAGGAACCGGAGAAGTTGTCAACTGCTACTCTGGTAAATCAGCAACCCAACTTTATCGACAAATTGCCGCAGCTTGTCCAGCTTTACAAGTCGAACACGCAATGTATTTAGGAACCGAATTACAAAAAGCCGAAACGGCTTTATCTCTACAACAAGATTATCAACAAGATAAACCTTTTATACTTGTTACTTCGTACAAGTAA
- the dcd gene encoding dCTP deaminase, with protein MIKNDVWISHMAQKGMIVPFEPTLIRQVQETTLFRPVISYGLSSYGYDIRLSPVEFRIFRHIPGTVVDPKNFNPQNLEPTQLHTDSNGSYFILPAHSYGLGVALEKLAVPENITVICIGKSTYARCGIIANLTPAEAAWRGHLTLEFSNSSSADCRIYASEGVVQLLFLEGEPCATSYEARKGKYQDQPQVVTLAKV; from the coding sequence GTGATTAAAAACGACGTTTGGATTTCACACATGGCGCAGAAGGGTATGATTGTACCTTTTGAGCCGACTTTAATTCGACAAGTACAGGAAACTACGTTATTCAGACCTGTAATTAGCTATGGTCTGTCTTCCTACGGTTACGATATTCGACTTTCACCAGTTGAGTTCCGGATCTTTCGTCATATTCCTGGAACTGTTGTCGACCCCAAAAATTTTAATCCTCAGAATTTAGAACCAACGCAACTGCATACAGATAGTAACGGTAGTTATTTTATTTTGCCCGCCCACTCTTACGGTTTAGGAGTTGCATTGGAAAAATTAGCAGTTCCCGAAAATATTACAGTTATTTGCATTGGTAAATCAACATACGCGCGCTGTGGTATTATAGCTAACCTAACTCCTGCCGAAGCTGCATGGCGCGGTCATTTAACTTTAGAATTTTCTAATTCTTCAAGTGCAGATTGTCGGATTTATGCGTCGGAAGGTGTCGTGCAGTTACTCTTTTTAGAGGGAGAACCCTGCGCAACGAGTTATGAAGCTCGCAAAGGGAAATATCAAGACCAGCCACAGGTTGTTACCCTGGCTAAAGTGTGA
- a CDS encoding FHA domain-containing protein: MITLILLHPLHSTPIQNWTFTDESVIRVGRATDNDVVLYSAVVSRKHIELQCRNGNWEIVSLGANGTFIDDQRITKMPVVDGITIRLAQSGPQIQIRLGVASTPIQETKKPVLQPKPEAKPFKEQTSTRDTAIETIFGEPLEFPAATPKEPSKETVIGEPFRKYPKD; the protein is encoded by the coding sequence GTGATTACACTCATTCTGCTGCATCCGCTGCACTCGACACCGATTCAAAATTGGACATTCACTGACGAATCTGTTATCCGCGTAGGACGTGCAACCGATAACGACGTGGTATTGTATAGCGCCGTTGTTTCGCGCAAACACATCGAGCTACAGTGTCGTAATGGCAACTGGGAAATTGTGAGTTTAGGTGCGAATGGCACTTTTATTGATGACCAACGCATTACAAAAATGCCTGTCGTTGATGGCATCACGATTCGTTTAGCACAATCGGGACCGCAAATTCAAATTCGCTTAGGAGTAGCTTCTACACCAATACAAGAAACAAAAAAACCTGTATTGCAACCGAAACCGGAAGCTAAGCCGTTTAAAGAGCAAACTTCAACCCGCGATACAGCCATTGAGACAATTTTTGGCGAACCTTTAGAATTTCCAGCAGCAACACCAAAAGAACCATCAAAAGAAACTGTCATTGGCGAACCGTTTAGAAAATACCCTAAAGATTAG
- the bchB gene encoding ferredoxin:protochlorophyllide reductase (ATP-dependent) subunit B encodes MKLAYWMYAGPAHIGTLRIASSFKNVHAIMHAPLGDDYFNVMRSMLERERNFTPVTASIVDRNVLARGSQEKVVDNITRKDAEEHPDLIVLTPTCTSSILQEDLNNFVERASIEAKADVMLADVNHYRVNELQAADRTLDQIVQYYINKARRKDELPAGKTEKPSVNIIGISTLGFYNQHDCTELKRLMADLGIEVNAIIPEGASVRELKNLPRAWFNLVPYRELGLMTARYLEQEFGMPYVDITPMGVVETARCIRKIQQVINAQGADVDYEEFIENQTLYVSQAAWFSRSIDCQNLTGKKAVVFGDNTHAAAMTKILAREMGIHVVWAGTYCKYDADWFREQVSEYCDEVIISDDNGAIGDAIARVEPAAIFGTQMERHVGKRLNIPCGVIAAPIHIQNFPIGYKPFLGYEGTNQVADLVYNSFTLGMEDHLLEIFGGHDTKEVITKGISADSDLTWNKEAQAELNKVPGFVRGKVKRNTEKFARDRGLSEITLEVMYAAKEAVGA; translated from the coding sequence ATGAAATTGGCTTACTGGATGTATGCAGGTCCAGCCCATATTGGTACGCTGCGCATCGCCAGTTCGTTTAAGAATGTCCACGCTATTATGCACGCTCCATTAGGCGACGACTACTTTAACGTGATGCGATCAATGCTAGAACGCGAAAGAAATTTTACTCCAGTCACTGCGAGTATCGTCGATCGCAACGTGCTAGCGCGTGGTTCCCAAGAGAAGGTAGTCGATAACATCACGCGCAAAGATGCAGAAGAACATCCCGACTTAATTGTGTTGACGCCGACTTGTACATCGAGCATTCTGCAAGAAGACTTAAATAACTTTGTCGAACGCGCCTCCATCGAAGCCAAAGCTGATGTGATGCTAGCCGATGTTAACCACTATCGCGTTAACGAACTACAAGCGGCGGATCGGACTTTAGATCAAATTGTGCAGTACTACATCAATAAAGCTCGTCGTAAAGACGAATTACCCGCAGGTAAGACCGAAAAACCCTCAGTCAACATTATCGGGATTTCTACGCTTGGTTTCTACAATCAGCACGACTGTACTGAGTTAAAGCGACTGATGGCTGATTTAGGAATTGAAGTCAATGCCATCATTCCCGAAGGCGCTTCGGTTCGCGAATTAAAGAATTTACCCCGCGCTTGGTTTAATTTAGTGCCATATCGCGAACTGGGTTTAATGACGGCGCGATATCTAGAGCAAGAATTTGGGATGCCGTATGTTGATATTACACCGATGGGTGTCGTAGAGACAGCCCGATGCATTCGCAAGATTCAGCAGGTCATTAACGCCCAAGGTGCGGATGTTGATTACGAAGAGTTTATTGAAAACCAAACGTTGTATGTTTCGCAAGCAGCATGGTTCTCGCGTTCGATTGACTGCCAAAACTTAACAGGAAAAAAAGCTGTGGTGTTTGGTGATAATACGCACGCGGCGGCGATGACGAAGATTTTGGCGCGAGAAATGGGTATTCACGTTGTTTGGGCAGGAACTTACTGCAAATACGACGCAGATTGGTTCCGCGAACAAGTCAGTGAATATTGCGATGAAGTCATTATTAGCGATGATAACGGCGCGATTGGTGATGCGATCGCTCGCGTCGAACCCGCAGCAATTTTTGGTACGCAAATGGAACGTCACGTGGGTAAGCGACTGAATATTCCTTGCGGTGTGATTGCAGCCCCAATTCACATTCAAAACTTCCCGATTGGTTACAAGCCTTTCTTGGGTTACGAAGGCACAAATCAAGTTGCCGATTTGGTCTACAATTCGTTTACTTTAGGCATGGAAGATCACTTGCTCGAAATCTTCGGCGGGCACGATACGAAGGAAGTGATTACCAAAGGAATTTCTGCGGATTCAGACTTGACTTGGAACAAAGAAGCGCAAGCTGAATTAAATAAAGTTCCTGGTTTTGTGCGGGGTAAAGTCAAACGCAACACCGAAAAATTTGCCCGCGATCGCGGTTTAAGCGAAATTACACTCGAAGTGATGTACGCGGCGAAAGAAGCTGTCGGTGCCTAA
- a CDS encoding FHA domain-containing protein, translating into MIVCPNCNHSNPDGAQTCEACYTPLPATATCPNCGATVQTDASFCGQCGFNLKASRATEEIFAGNIGTDMGAEIPELETPEPLVEPQRLVISAQSGAETSSQSYLAETPTSQTESPESTQPDSAATSGSFKTQLQQQTIKLLHVQTNTSVELPQNLAVIHIGKPNDRVPPDIDVSGFPNSEIVSRIHADIHVEGDAYYIEDVGSSNGTYINRRPLQPGDRHRLRAGDRIALGKGDLVTFLFQIS; encoded by the coding sequence ATGATTGTCTGTCCTAACTGTAATCACTCGAACCCCGATGGAGCGCAAACGTGCGAGGCTTGCTATACTCCTTTACCTGCAACCGCGACTTGTCCTAATTGTGGCGCGACAGTACAAACAGATGCGAGCTTCTGCGGTCAATGCGGTTTCAACTTAAAGGCAAGTCGGGCAACAGAAGAAATTTTTGCAGGTAATATTGGTACGGATATGGGAGCAGAAATACCAGAACTAGAAACTCCTGAGCCACTCGTCGAACCGCAGCGCTTGGTAATTAGCGCGCAATCGGGTGCGGAAACATCTAGTCAAAGTTATTTAGCCGAAACACCTACGTCGCAAACTGAATCACCTGAATCGACACAACCAGATAGTGCTGCAACAAGTGGTAGTTTTAAAACACAATTACAGCAGCAAACTATCAAACTATTACACGTCCAAACGAATACGAGTGTAGAATTACCGCAAAATCTAGCTGTAATTCACATCGGTAAGCCCAACGATCGGGTTCCTCCTGATATTGATGTTTCTGGATTTCCTAATTCAGAAATTGTCTCGCGGATTCATGCGGATATTCACGTTGAAGGCGATGCTTACTATATCGAAGATGTCGGTAGTTCTAACGGAACTTACATCAATCGCAGACCATTACAACCAGGCGATCGCCATCGTTTGCGGGCAGGCGATCGCATCGCCCTTGGTAAGGGAGATTTGGTCACTTTCTTATTTCAAATATCCTAG
- a CDS encoding TIGR04282 family arsenosugar biosynthesis glycosyltransferase codes for MSYTNPLQEHLIVFTRYPEPGKAKTRLIPHLGAVAAAQLQRQMTEHTLLQVSKLGDRSLTVEVRFVDGNLELMQQWLGTDIDYQPQGEGDLGERIKRALAAAFARGSQKIITIGTDCPGITAKLLVTAFEQLHEYDLVLGPAIDGGYYLIGLKRLIAELFDDIAWGSDVVLQQTQAIAQQLNLSVALLPPLADVDRPEDLVVWEEIQSRGAEGQRGRGEII; via the coding sequence GTGAGCTATACAAATCCACTTCAAGAACATTTAATCGTCTTTACGCGCTATCCTGAACCAGGAAAAGCAAAAACAAGATTAATACCGCACTTGGGAGCCGTAGCAGCCGCGCAGCTACAAAGGCAAATGACTGAACATACACTTTTGCAAGTAAGCAAATTAGGCGATCGCTCACTAACAGTAGAGGTGCGCTTTGTTGATGGTAATTTAGAACTCATGCAACAATGGCTAGGCACTGATATTGACTATCAACCCCAAGGTGAAGGTGATTTAGGTGAGCGAATTAAACGCGCTTTAGCTGCGGCTTTTGCACGCGGTAGTCAAAAAATTATTACTATTGGTACTGATTGCCCAGGTATAACCGCAAAGTTACTGGTAACAGCTTTTGAGCAACTACACGAATATGACTTGGTTCTTGGTCCAGCCATCGATGGTGGATATTACTTGATCGGTCTTAAGCGATTGATTGCAGAACTCTTCGATGATATTGCTTGGGGAAGTGATGTCGTTTTGCAACAAACGCAAGCAATCGCGCAACAGCTTAACTTATCGGTTGCACTGCTTCCTCCTTTAGCAGATGTCGATCGCCCTGAGGATTTAGTTGTGTGGGAAGAGATACAGAGCAGAGGGGCAGAGGGGCAGAGGGGCAGGGGAGAAATAATTTAA
- the pgl gene encoding 6-phosphogluconolactonase has translation MKKVEVLSDKPALIERALQLTVAKMTNAIAERGTCTIALSGGSTPKPLYEAIAAQQLPWEKIHVFWGDERYVPPDHPDSNQLMARQAWLNRVNIPEANIHPIPTDEADPAAAARKYEEHLQAFFQISSEEFPVFDIILLGMGGDGHTASLFPHTEALKARGWIAVGNKQEEPRITFTVPLINHAQCVMFVVAGADKKPALAQVFAPNADDFSYPSRLIQPQGELWWLLDRSAGEELQVSTAAES, from the coding sequence ATGAAAAAAGTTGAAGTTTTATCAGATAAGCCAGCATTAATTGAGCGAGCGCTGCAATTAACAGTTGCAAAAATGACAAATGCGATCGCCGAACGCGGAACGTGCACAATTGCGTTATCTGGAGGAAGTACACCTAAGCCTTTGTATGAAGCGATCGCCGCACAACAGCTGCCTTGGGAAAAAATTCACGTATTTTGGGGTGACGAACGTTATGTGCCACCAGACCATCCTGATAGCAACCAATTAATGGCACGCCAAGCTTGGTTAAATCGCGTCAACATTCCAGAAGCAAACATTCACCCAATTCCGACGGATGAAGCCGATCCTGCAGCTGCAGCCCGTAAGTATGAGGAACATCTGCAAGCGTTCTTTCAAATTAGTAGTGAAGAGTTTCCTGTATTTGACATTATTTTGCTAGGAATGGGAGGCGATGGACATACCGCGTCTTTGTTTCCGCATACAGAAGCTTTAAAAGCCCGTGGCTGGATTGCAGTGGGAAATAAGCAGGAAGAACCGCGAATTACATTTACTGTACCGTTGATTAATCACGCGCAGTGTGTCATGTTTGTTGTTGCCGGTGCAGACAAAAAACCTGCGTTAGCACAAGTTTTTGCACCAAACGCGGATGATTTTAGCTATCCTAGTCGCTTAATTCAACCGCAAGGGGAACTGTGGTGGTTACTCGATCGAAGCGCAGGGGAAGAGTTACAAGTTTCTACGGCTGCTGAGTCATAA